Part of the Burkholderia sp. FERM BP-3421 genome, AGGAAGCCGCCGCGCGCGAAGAGGAGTCCTTGCTCAAGCTGCTGCCCGATGGCGTCCGGACGCCGTCGCAACACCTGTTCGTGCTGGTCGATCCGGATGCGGACGAGCCGGTCGGGTATCTATGGCTGGGACGAACCCAGACCCTGCGCGGCGAGTCCGGATTCATCTACGATCTGTTCGTGCAGCCGAACCATCGCGGCAACGGTTACGGCACGCAGGCACTGCACGCTGCCGAGGCGTGGGCGCGCGACGCCGGCCTGCGGCAGCTCGGCCTCCATGTGTTCGGCCATAACGAAGGTGCGTTGCGCCTGTACGGCCGGCTCGGCTATCAGGCCACGCACGTGGAGATGTCCAAGCCGCTCGGCGATTGAGCCGCGCATACGCGCACCACCGTGACGGACTGCCCGCAGCCGACCACTCAGGCGTGCCATCATCGCCTGCGCGGACGGCGCGCACCGCGCGTCAATCATCCGCCGCCGGCCGCCCTTCCATGACACCCGCCAATTCCATGCCATACCGCACCTGGACGAGGTGCGCGCCGCCGATCGCAACCGGCGCCGATGCGCCGTCGGGCGCGAAACCCAATCGGCGATAGAACGCGATCGCCTGCGCGTTGCCCTCCAGCACCCACAGCGACACACGCGTATAGCCGGCGTCGCGCAGCGCCGCGCACGCCCGTGCCGCGAGACGTGCGCCGACGCCTTGCCGCCACGCGTCCGGCCGCACGTACAGCGCCTCGATTTCGCCCCAGGCTGCGTCCAGGTCCTCGTCGCGGTTCGCGCCGAACGACACCCAGCCCGCGAGCGCGCCATCCTGCGCCCGCGCGAGCACGACGCGCGTACGGCCGTCGCGCAGCAGCGCGCGCCATCCCTGCGCGCGCCGCTCGATCGACAACGCGGCCAGGAACGCGGCCGGCAACAGTTCCCGGTAGGCCGCCTGCCACGACGCGACATGCACCGCGGCGATCTCCTCCGCCGCTTCGAGGGTAGCGTCGCAGAGAATCATGGCCGCCCTCCACCCGCGCCGCCCCTGAACGCGCGCCCACCCCGCGCGCGCCGCGCAAGGCGCGCCCCAGGCCCGCGAAAATCGTCCATAACATCCATCCCGAACCTCTCTTCTCTTCAACAGGAGCGAAGCCCGACCGCACCCGCCAACAAAAAAGCCCCGGCGGTTTCCGTCGGGGCCTTGCAGGCAATGAAGCCTTCTCGTGCGTCTAGCGCACGCCCATCCCCGGCAATGGCTGAATCGAAATCATCGCTAGCGGCACGGCGGGCACGAGGATAAAAACGGCTGGGCGCATGGATCCGAATGTGCATCCAGTCCGCCACGGGTGTCAATGGTCGTCCGTCGACACCCGAATCGACAACCCTTCCCGATTCGCCGACAATCGCCTCGTCATCGTTCTGCCCGCTCCCTGCCGATGCACATCCGAACCGAGGATCCGGCGCAACCCGAGATCGCCGCGCTGCTCGAACGCGGCGAAGCGGAATCCGCGCGCCTGTATCCGGCGGAAAGCAACCACCACCTCCCGCTCGACGCGCTGCGCGCCGCCCACGTCCGCTTCCACGTCGCGCGCGACGCCCACGGCCACGCGATCGGCACCGGCGCGCTCGTGCTGCATGGCGCATGGGCCGAGGTCAAACGGATCTGGGTGGAGCCGCATACGCGCGGCCGGAGCCTGTCGAAGGCGATCCTGCATGCGCTGGAGGCCGATGCCCGCCGGCACGGCGTGCGCGTGCTGCGGCTCGAAACCGGCATCCACAGCCATGCCGCGCTGCGGCTCTATCGCACGGCGGGCTTCGTCGAACGCCCGCCGTTCGCCGACTACCGGCCCGACCGGCTCAGCGTCTTCATGGAAAAACACCTGTAGCGGCAGGCTGCCGGCCTGCCGCCTCGCGCTTCATTCCCGCCCGGCATGGCACACGGCTTCCACCCGGTTGCCGGCGGGATCGAACAGGAACGCCGCGTAATAGCTGTCGTGATAGTGCGCGCGCGGGCCCGGTTCGCCGTCCGAGCGCCCGCCCGTGGCGAGGCCCGCCGCGAAGAACGCATCGACCTGCGCGCGGGTCGCCGCCTTGAAGCACCAATGCCGCCGGCTCGCGCCGACGATGGCCGGATCCAGATAAACGGCAAGACAGGTCGATGCGGTGTCGCGCGCATTGCAACGCGCGCCGTAGCCCAAGGCGTCGGCGCGATCGTAGACCTTGTCCGCCCCGAGCGCGGCCATGATCGCGTCGTAGAACGGCCGGGCCGCATCGAGATCGGGGACGCCGATCGACACATGATCGAGAAGCTGCATCGCGGTCTGCTCCCGTGGAGGACATGAGGCATCGCGCGAGATCGAGCGCTCGCGGACGATGCGCGCCGATTCTACAAGCCAACGACGCCGGCCGCTTCCCGGCATTTCCTACGCATCATCGGCGCGCGACCTGTCGCCGCGCCCCCTGGACAAACATCCCGCAACAACAAAAAAACGCCGGATAACCGGCGTTTCAGCAAGCTCGGACGCCGGCCGCGCATGCAAACCGCACGACGCGCCCCGGCTTCCCGCGTCGCAAACGGCGCCTCACGCCGCCCGCGACACCTTCCGTCCTCAATAATCGCGACGATGGTGATGGCGGTGCTTGCCCTTGTAATGGCCGCGCCCGCGATCTTCCTCATAGGAATTCGACCGCGACACGTTGCCGCCGAGCGCCGCACCCGCGCCGCCGCCCACCGCCGCGCCGACGAGGCCGCCCGTGCGCCCGCCCATCGCGTTGCCCGCGGCCGTGCCCGCGCCGCCGCCCAGCGCGCCGCCGATGATCGCGCCCGTGCGCTCGCGACGGTTCGCCGTCACCGCGCCGCCCGCGCCGCCGCCCACCGCGCCGCCGATCACGGCGCCCGTGCTGCCGCCCACCGCGCCGCCGAGCGCCGCGCCGGCGACGCCGCCCAGCGCGCCGCCAAGTGCATTGTTCATATCGCCGCCGGCCAGCGCCGGCACCGACGCGGCTACGGTCAGCGCCGCGACCGCAAGGATCTGGATGAATTTCTTCGACATCGAACGGCCTTTATTCAGGGGATGAAAACGACCGCGAGTATAGCGAAGCGCCGCAGGTTATTTGTCATTTCCCGGATCGGACCTTGTAAGACATGTAACAGTATCGATACAGCCCCCCCGACGATCCCCTTGCAGGACCGCTGCGCGCCCGCTGGCGCCACCCGCCGCTACCCGGCGGGCACCGGCTCGACCGTCACGCCGACCGTCAGCACCTGGCCCGCCCCACCGCCGCGGATCACGCCCCGCAGCGGCGTCACGTCCGCATAGTCGCGGCCGACCGACAGCATCACGTAGTCGTCGCCGGGCGCGCGATCGTTGGTCGGATCGAGCTGCAGCCAGCCGTGGTCCTCGGGCCACGCCGGGTCGTACACCTCGACCCACGCATGCGATGCGTCCGCGCC contains:
- a CDS encoding GNAT family N-acetyltransferase; translated protein: MHIRTEDPAQPEIAALLERGEAESARLYPAESNHHLPLDALRAAHVRFHVARDAHGHAIGTGALVLHGAWAEVKRIWVEPHTRGRSLSKAILHALEADARRHGVRVLRLETGIHSHAALRLYRTAGFVERPPFADYRPDRLSVFMEKHL
- a CDS encoding GNAT family N-acetyltransferase, whose amino-acid sequence is MILCDATLEAAEEIAAVHVASWQAAYRELLPAAFLAALSIERRAQGWRALLRDGRTRVVLARAQDGALAGWVSFGANRDEDLDAAWGEIEALYVRPDAWRQGVGARLAARACAALRDAGYTRVSLWVLEGNAQAIAFYRRLGFAPDGASAPVAIGGAHLVQVRYGMELAGVMEGRPAADD
- a CDS encoding VOC family protein: MQLLDHVSIGVPDLDAARPFYDAIMAALGADKVYDRADALGYGARCNARDTASTCLAVYLDPAIVGASRRHWCFKAATRAQVDAFFAAGLATGGRSDGEPGPRAHYHDSYYAAFLFDPAGNRVEAVCHAGRE
- a CDS encoding GNAT family N-acetyltransferase is translated as MDDAAFAAYRADTLNHYAADTLRADGGTAEEAAAREEESLLKLLPDGVRTPSQHLFVLVDPDADEPVGYLWLGRTQTLRGESGFIYDLFVQPNHRGNGYGTQALHAAEAWARDAGLRQLGLHVFGHNEGALRLYGRLGYQATHVEMSKPLGD